Proteins encoded together in one Vigna angularis cultivar LongXiaoDou No.4 chromosome 5, ASM1680809v1, whole genome shotgun sequence window:
- the LOC108340615 gene encoding NEDD8-specific protease 1 — translation MKKSRTDEKILSYNDVVLRQSDLEILSGPYYLNDRIIEFYFSYLSSSHSSQDMLLVPPSIAFWIMQCPVVDSLGDFIEPLHLLDKALVIFPINDNDDVDRAEGGSHWSLVAYCRNTNVFVHHDSCRGMNAAPAKKLYKAVAGYMGSSASASEVSFQECTDSPLQDNGYDCGLYVTATARTICNWHANHKNTHRNDMWFSAVKEQVTSSAVASMRGEILALIRDLMARH, via the coding sequence ATGAAGAAATCACGAACAGATGAGAAGATTCTCAGCTACAATGATGTGGTGCTTAGGCAATCCGATCTTGAAATCCTTAGTGGTCCATATTATTTGAATGATAGGATTATTGAGTTTTATTTCAGTTATCTTTCTTCAAGCCATTCCTCTCAGGATATGCTGCTGGTTCCACCATCCATTGCATTTTGGATAATGCAATGTCCTGTGGTTGACTCTCTTGGTGATTTCATAGAACCTCTTCATTTGCTTGATAAGGCGCTGGTTATATTCCCCATCAATGACAATGATGATGTTGACAGAGCTGAAGGTGGTTCTCATTGGAGCTTAGTTGCATATTGCCGCAATACTAATGTGTTTGTTCACCATGATAGTTGCAGAGGTATGAATGCAGCACCTGCCAAAAAACTCTATAAAGCTGTTGCTGGATACATGGGATCCTCTGCATCAGCTTCTGAGGTTAGCTTTCAGGAATGCACTGATTCACCCTTGCAAGATAATGGCTATGATTGTGGTTTATATGTGACAGCCACAGCAAGAACAATATGCAACTGGCATGCAAATCATAAGAATACACATAGGAATGATATGTGGTTTTCTGCTGTGAAGGAACAGGTTACTTCTTCTGCTGTGGCCAGCATGCGAGGTGAGATCCTGGCCTTGATCAGAGATCTAATGGCAAGACATTGA
- the LOC108340614 gene encoding arogenate dehydratase/prephenate dehydratase 2, chloroplastic: MAASRIVAHPPPYLHRQCSPSDAVSFTNPTLHAKRYRNLSIRSSLHEGKQKKNDLADKPHSVELRTSPNDVRDPLVLPRPLSASVSDGSGLRVAYQGVHGAYSESAAHKAYPNCEAVPCEQFETTFDAVERWIVDRAVLPIENSLGGSIHRNYDLLLRHSLHIVGEVKYAVRHCLMANHGVKLEDLNRVLSHPQALAQCENTLTKLGLVREAVDDTAGAAKQVALLGLQDAGAVASSSAAKIYGLNILAEDIQDDSDNVTRFLMLAREPIIPGTDRPFKTSIVFSLEEGPGVLFKALAVFALRQVNLTKIESRPLRNQPLRASDDSSNSKYFDYLFYVDFEESMANQNAQNALRHLKEFATFLRVLGSYPVDTSST, from the exons ATGGCAGCGTCGCGAATCGTAGCCCATCCACCGCCCTATCTCCACCGCCAGTGTTCGCCGTCAGACGCCGTGTCGTTCACCAACCCCACGCTTCACGCGAAACGGTACCGTAACCTCAGCATTCGTTCTTCTCTTCACGAGGGGAAGCAGAAGAAGAACGATCTCGCTGATAAACCTCACTCAGTCGAATTGCGAACCAGCCCCAACGACGTCCGCGATCCGCTCGTTCTTCCGC GGCCTTTATCTGCTTCAGTTTCTGACGGTTCTGGCCTTCGTGTGGCATATCAG GGGGTTCATGGTGCGTACAGTGAATCAGCAGCACATAAGGCCTACCCAAATTGTGAAGCTGTGCCGTGTGAACAATTTGAAACCACTTTTGAT GCTGTTGAAAGGTGGATTGTGGACAGAGCAGTTTTGCCAATTGAGAATTCTTTAGGAGGGAGTATCCATCGAAATTATGACCTTTTACTCCGCCATAGTTTACACATAGTAGGAGAAGTAAAATATGCTGTCCGTCACTGTTTGATGGCCAACCATGGTGTTAAACTTGAGGATTTGAACCGGGTTCTAAGTCATCCACAG GCTCTAGCTCAATGTGAGAACACACTGACAAAATTGGGATTGGTGCGAGAAGCAGTTGATGATACAGCTGGTGCTGCTAAG CAAGTTGCCTTGCTCGGACTACAAGATGCAGGAGCAGTTGCTAGTTCTTCTGCTGCAAAGATCTATGGGTTGAATATACTTGCTGAAGACATTCAG GATGATAGTGATAATGTCACTCGATTTTTAATGTTAGCGCGAGAACCTATAATTCCAGGCACTGATAGGCCATTTAAG ACAAGCATAGTTTTTTCTTTAGAAGAAGGCCCTGGGGTTCTTTTCAAGGCCCTTGCTGTTTTTGCATTGCGTCAGGTTAACCTCACAAAG ATTGAAAGCCGACCTCTGCGAAACCAACCTCTACGAGCATCAGATGATAGCAGCAATTCCAA GTACTTTGATTatcttttttatgttgattttgaAGAATCAATGGCTAATCAGAATGCACAAAATGCCCTAAGACATCTAAAG GAATTTGCTACATTCTTGCGAGTGCTAGGGAGCTATCCAGTGGACACTAGCTCGACGTGA